Proteins co-encoded in one Dyadobacter sp. CECT 9275 genomic window:
- a CDS encoding tetratricopeptide repeat-containing sensor histidine kinase, producing the protein MSKINKTYIIKFRILTGILLFINGLYPSQAQDFKTGLFSDKGTASAQSADFPRDTVLINKYNQLAKKYLYHDAMRSFSYAQKALALCQKHNWGKGKLYTYNLLSTYYLIDGSFDILRELSNEGLDLSSKLSMPLYSAYAERFLAESYTEYKDWQKAEQHYQNALKTFTRYKDDSARALCLENIANFYREQGDLKRAVEYYDLSYKLHDQRKSDQGKASVLQSKGYMYVRNGVYDRAEKLMLTALKLYEGLDHRYGILNVLNDLGNIYYYTEEYDKSIEASKTALELAHLYHCSQQINWALICLAKAYKQKGDLVATVKYLEQVNFNRRLMHNERIERQFTMSQLIFENKRMDSKIQQDIIKEQRRIQLFLIGFICLVIAFALFLWFTNKRLRRKNRDIKEALIQGQTIERKRVAAELHDHLGGTLASLNWYLFGINKKLLSEEERKFYESVHQMVGKAYRELRTLSHNLMPEELTEHGLVITVQRLLENLNENNTIVFTFETSGLDRRLSPRVEFEVYSIVLELTNNIIKHSAARKALISLIDNETSISLTISDDGQGIKMNSGQGIGLGNVRSRVQSLAGKLNMETESGTTIRIEIPKTSVY; encoded by the coding sequence ATGAGCAAAATAAACAAGACTTATATTATTAAGTTCAGGATTTTGACTGGAATCTTATTATTTATCAACGGCTTGTATCCGAGCCAGGCTCAGGATTTCAAAACTGGTTTATTTTCTGACAAAGGTACTGCCAGCGCCCAATCCGCTGACTTCCCGCGAGACACCGTCCTGATCAACAAATATAACCAGCTGGCAAAGAAATACCTGTACCATGATGCCATGCGTAGCTTTTCCTATGCCCAGAAAGCCTTGGCACTCTGCCAGAAGCACAACTGGGGTAAAGGAAAATTGTACACCTACAATCTCTTGAGCACCTACTATCTGATTGACGGCAGTTTTGATATCCTCAGAGAACTATCCAACGAAGGCCTGGATCTGTCTTCGAAGCTTTCCATGCCACTCTATAGCGCCTATGCCGAACGCTTTCTGGCCGAAAGTTACACCGAATACAAAGACTGGCAGAAGGCTGAGCAGCACTATCAGAATGCGTTGAAAACCTTTACGAGATATAAGGATGACAGTGCGCGGGCCTTATGCCTGGAAAATATTGCAAATTTTTACCGGGAACAGGGCGACCTGAAACGGGCGGTAGAATATTACGATCTTTCCTATAAGCTGCATGATCAGCGGAAATCCGACCAGGGCAAAGCGTCCGTCCTTCAATCCAAAGGTTATATGTATGTCAGAAACGGGGTCTATGACCGGGCAGAAAAACTGATGCTCACAGCCCTGAAATTATATGAAGGACTGGATCACCGGTATGGCATACTGAATGTCTTGAACGACCTTGGCAATATCTATTACTACACCGAAGAGTATGACAAATCCATTGAAGCCAGCAAAACAGCGTTAGAACTTGCTCATTTATACCATTGCTCTCAACAGATCAACTGGGCTTTGATATGCCTGGCAAAGGCCTACAAGCAAAAGGGTGATCTGGTGGCAACGGTAAAATACCTGGAGCAGGTGAATTTCAACCGGAGGCTCATGCACAACGAGCGGATCGAAAGACAGTTTACGATGTCGCAGTTGATTTTCGAAAACAAACGCATGGATTCCAAGATACAACAGGACATCATAAAAGAACAACGTAGAATTCAACTTTTTCTGATCGGCTTCATATGCCTGGTTATCGCATTCGCACTTTTCCTTTGGTTCACCAACAAAAGGCTCAGAAGAAAAAACAGGGATATTAAAGAGGCCCTGATACAGGGACAAACCATTGAAAGAAAGCGTGTTGCGGCAGAATTACACGATCACTTAGGCGGAACGCTGGCTTCGCTGAACTGGTACCTGTTCGGTATCAACAAAAAATTGCTGTCCGAGGAAGAGCGGAAATTTTACGAAAGCGTGCATCAGATGGTGGGTAAGGCTTACCGCGAACTGAGAACGCTGTCACACAACCTGATGCCCGAAGAGTTAACGGAACACGGCCTGGTGATTACTGTTCAACGCCTTCTTGAAAACCTGAACGAAAACAACACAATCGTTTTTACCTTTGAAACCTCGGGGCTCGACAGGAGGCTGAGTCCCAGAGTAGAATTTGAAGTATATAGTATCGTGCTGGAACTTACCAACAATATTATCAAACACTCAGCAGCCAGAAAAGCGCTGATCAGCCTTATTGACAATGAAACAAGTATCAGCCTTACCAT
- the pdxA gene encoding 4-hydroxythreonine-4-phosphate dehydrogenase PdxA, with the protein MNEQGTDKPVIGISLGDYNGIGPEVILKALEGNQLAKLCTPVIYGSLRVLNQYRNLLGMKEWSLHGIQKPEQANPKLTNVITCWHDHQTEAAPGQITPEAGQSSLASLKRAVDDLKAGKIKALVTGPINKDNIQSPEFKFPGHTEFLAESFAVEDALMFMVAGDLRVGVLTGHIPLGRVRSQVTAEKLTHKIAQMLKSLKSDFGIQKPRLAVLGLNPHAGENGLLGTEENEIIKPVLQTFLEKGQLVFGPFPADGFFAAGTYKQYDAVLAMYHDQGLIPFKTLAFNEGVNFTAGLPAVRTSPDHGTAYNIAGKNIAEPGSLLQAIYLACDVAKYRNNSSEIEKNALISKPQQSESQHPAKSGGKQRFN; encoded by the coding sequence ATGAACGAGCAAGGTACAGATAAACCGGTAATAGGAATTTCACTGGGTGATTACAACGGTATAGGCCCCGAAGTGATACTTAAAGCACTGGAAGGAAACCAATTAGCCAAATTATGCACACCTGTCATTTATGGTTCCTTAAGGGTGTTGAACCAGTATAGAAATTTGCTTGGAATGAAAGAATGGAGCCTCCATGGTATACAAAAACCCGAGCAGGCCAATCCCAAGCTAACCAATGTAATTACCTGCTGGCACGACCACCAGACCGAAGCGGCCCCTGGCCAGATTACGCCGGAAGCCGGACAAAGTTCTCTGGCATCCCTTAAAAGAGCTGTGGACGACCTGAAAGCGGGCAAAATCAAAGCGCTGGTTACAGGCCCTATCAATAAAGACAATATTCAAAGCCCTGAATTTAAATTTCCGGGCCATACCGAATTCCTGGCCGAATCCTTCGCAGTGGAAGATGCACTGATGTTTATGGTGGCCGGTGACCTCCGCGTTGGCGTACTGACAGGCCATATTCCGCTGGGACGTGTACGCTCTCAGGTGACGGCTGAAAAGCTGACTCACAAAATAGCGCAAATGTTGAAATCCCTTAAGAGTGACTTTGGCATACAAAAACCAAGGCTCGCCGTATTGGGACTTAACCCGCATGCTGGTGAGAACGGGCTGCTGGGCACCGAAGAAAACGAGATTATCAAACCTGTGCTTCAGACTTTTCTTGAAAAGGGACAGCTCGTTTTCGGACCGTTCCCTGCCGATGGCTTTTTTGCCGCAGGTACCTACAAACAGTATGACGCAGTACTGGCCATGTATCACGACCAGGGACTCATCCCTTTCAAAACACTGGCCTTTAATGAAGGCGTCAATTTTACGGCAGGGTTACCTGCGGTAAGAACATCTCCCGATCATGGAACGGCATATAACATTGCCGGTAAAAATATTGCAGAACCCGGTTCTCTGTTACAGGCCATTTATCTGGCTTGCGACGTGGCAAAATATAGAAACAACAGCAGTGAGATTGAGAAAAATGCCCTGATTTCCAAACCCCAACAGTCGGAAAGCCAGCATCCTGCCAAATCAGGAGGTAAACAGCGATTCAATTAA
- a CDS encoding DUF421 domain-containing protein, whose product MDKIIALNWQEMLVPTQSLLEIFVRGTITYWLIYLILRLFRRGTGQLGISDLLLITMISDAAQNSMAGEYNSIPEGAVLILTLVLWDYVIDYVGYKKMFFGGLARPDPILLIRNGRLLRANMEKQLIDEDELMGLLREKEVDDYRKVKTCYLESTGNISVILKKDS is encoded by the coding sequence ATGGATAAAATCATAGCCCTCAACTGGCAGGAAATGCTGGTCCCCACCCAGTCGCTTCTGGAAATATTTGTAAGAGGGACTATCACATACTGGCTCATATATCTAATCCTGAGATTGTTCCGAAGAGGTACCGGTCAGCTGGGGATCAGCGATTTGCTTCTGATAACCATGATTTCGGACGCCGCCCAAAACTCTATGGCTGGCGAGTATAATTCTATCCCGGAAGGCGCCGTGCTGATCCTGACACTTGTTCTGTGGGATTATGTGATCGACTACGTAGGTTACAAAAAAATGTTCTTCGGTGGGCTGGCTCGCCCTGACCCCATTTTGCTGATCAGAAATGGCCGGTTGCTGCGTGCCAATATGGAGAAGCAATTAATTGATGAAGACGAGCTGATGGGGCTGCTCCGCGAAAAAGAGGTGGATGATTACAGAAAAGTAAAAACGTGCTACCTTGAGTCCACTGGTAACATCAGTGTCATCTTGAAAAAAGATTCCTGA
- a CDS encoding type II toxin-antitoxin system prevent-host-death family antitoxin, whose translation MNLQFLSNEKGKKTAVVIPIKDWEEIQEKLKLSDADFWEELPEHVKEGITRGQKQALAGETKSHDEVMAKFTKYL comes from the coding sequence ATGAACCTTCAATTTTTGTCAAACGAAAAGGGCAAGAAGACGGCCGTCGTGATACCTATTAAGGATTGGGAAGAGATTCAGGAAAAGTTAAAACTAAGTGATGCAGACTTTTGGGAGGAATTACCAGAACATGTAAAAGAAGGGATCACAAGAGGGCAAAAGCAGGCTTTGGCGGGAGAAACGAAATCCCATGACGAAGTAATGGCAAAATTCACCAAATATTTATGA
- a CDS encoding ribose-phosphate pyrophosphokinase, which produces MGSFNTVKIFSGSQSEYLAKDIARYYGKELGGYTLRKFSDGELSPSFEESIRGCDVFLIQSTFPPADNLMELLLMVDAARRASAHYVTVVIPYFGYARQDRKDKPRVAIAAKVVANLLTSVGVDRLMTIDLHAGQIQGFFDLPVDHLEGTSIFVPYIKSLELKNLLIASPDMGGAARARNFAKFMNVDMILCDKHRKRANEIASMQVIGEVEGMDVVLVDDLIDTGGTLCKAAEIIKDKGATSVRAISTHPIMSGKAHENIANSVLEELIVTDTIPLKQQNPKIRVLSVAEIFAKAIGRIRDHESISSLFINYQ; this is translated from the coding sequence ATGGGCTCGTTTAACACAGTTAAAATTTTTTCAGGAAGTCAATCCGAATATTTGGCAAAAGATATTGCCAGGTACTACGGAAAAGAACTGGGCGGGTACACGCTACGTAAATTCAGTGACGGAGAGTTATCTCCAAGTTTTGAAGAATCCATCAGAGGCTGTGATGTTTTTCTGATTCAGTCAACCTTCCCGCCTGCGGATAATCTGATGGAGTTATTGCTCATGGTGGATGCAGCCCGGCGTGCTTCGGCACACTACGTAACGGTGGTCATTCCCTATTTCGGTTATGCACGCCAGGACAGGAAGGACAAACCCCGCGTAGCCATCGCGGCCAAAGTGGTAGCCAATCTGCTGACTTCTGTGGGGGTGGATCGCCTGATGACGATTGATTTGCATGCCGGACAGATCCAGGGTTTTTTTGATCTGCCAGTTGATCACCTTGAGGGTACCTCCATATTTGTACCCTATATCAAGTCCCTTGAACTGAAAAATCTTCTGATTGCCTCCCCCGACATGGGCGGAGCGGCAAGAGCGAGAAATTTTGCCAAGTTCATGAATGTGGATATGATCCTTTGCGACAAACACAGGAAACGTGCCAATGAAATTGCAAGTATGCAGGTGATTGGCGAAGTGGAAGGAATGGACGTGGTACTTGTGGATGATCTGATTGATACCGGCGGTACCCTATGCAAAGCGGCCGAAATCATTAAAGATAAAGGTGCAACTTCGGTAAGAGCCATCAGCACACACCCGATTATGTCGGGCAAAGCGCACGAAAATATTGCAAACTCTGTTCTGGAAGAGTTAATCGTCACAGATACGATACCTCTTAAGCAACAGAACCCCAAAATCCGCGTATTGTCTGTTGCAGAGATATTCGCAAAAGCAATAGGCAGGATCCGTGATCATGAATCTATTAGTTCATTATTTATAAATTATCAGTAA
- the trpS gene encoding tryptophan--tRNA ligase produces MPRILTGIQSSGRPHLGNILGAIKPGIELSELPGNESFFFIADLHSLTSLKDGKLREEYVTAVAATWLAFGFDTKKNVFWRQSRVPEHTELAWYLNCFTPFPMLANATSFKDKSEKLADVNAGLFTYPVLQAADILLYNANVIPVGKDQKQHLEMSKDIANRFNQLAGEEILVLPEARIDEKLMTIPGTDGQKMSKSYHNYIDIFLPENELKKVIKKIVSDSTPLEEPKDPDSDITYQLYALLASPEDTAAMRDNYLRGGFGYGHAKQALLECILDTFAEPRRIYNYYIQNTGELEEILREGEVKARAIAGETISKVRLILGFGE; encoded by the coding sequence ATGCCAAGAATTTTAACCGGTATTCAAAGCAGCGGCCGCCCGCATCTTGGGAACATCCTCGGCGCTATAAAGCCCGGAATCGAACTTTCAGAACTCCCTGGTAACGAATCCTTTTTCTTTATCGCTGACCTCCATTCGCTTACCTCCTTAAAAGACGGAAAACTTCGGGAAGAGTATGTGACAGCTGTTGCGGCCACCTGGCTCGCTTTCGGCTTTGATACAAAAAAGAATGTTTTCTGGCGCCAGTCGCGCGTGCCGGAACATACCGAACTGGCCTGGTATCTGAACTGTTTCACACCCTTCCCGATGCTCGCCAATGCGACCTCATTCAAAGACAAGTCGGAAAAGCTGGCTGATGTAAATGCAGGCCTGTTTACCTATCCCGTGCTCCAGGCAGCTGATATTCTGCTCTATAATGCCAACGTTATACCGGTCGGTAAAGACCAGAAACAGCATCTGGAAATGTCAAAAGACATTGCCAACCGTTTCAACCAGCTCGCTGGCGAGGAAATTCTGGTGCTGCCAGAAGCAAGGATAGATGAAAAACTCATGACCATTCCCGGCACCGACGGGCAAAAAATGAGCAAGTCGTATCACAATTATATAGATATCTTTTTACCCGAAAACGAGTTAAAAAAGGTTATCAAAAAAATCGTATCTGATTCCACTCCGCTGGAAGAACCCAAAGACCCGGACTCAGATATTACCTATCAGTTGTATGCGCTGCTGGCGTCGCCGGAAGATACCGCCGCCATGCGGGACAACTACCTGCGGGGCGGCTTTGGTTACGGACATGCCAAACAGGCGCTTTTGGAATGTATTCTGGATACTTTCGCTGAACCGCGGCGGATATACAATTACTATATTCAAAACACCGGTGAGCTGGAAGAGATTCTCCGCGAAGGTGAAGTAAAGGCACGGGCCATAGCCGGTGAAACCATATCGAAAGTTCGGCTTATTTTAGGCTTTGGAGAATGA
- a CDS encoding type II toxin-antitoxin system RelE/ParE family toxin: protein MSLTIRWTTEAEESFGDVLNYLEEKWSERQVRKFVRTVNKVLQKIADFPYMFEASRTSLHVRKGFISKQCSLFYEVKDDTIILLYFWNNRRKPLSKKTDHN from the coding sequence ATGAGCCTTACGATCCGATGGACCACAGAAGCGGAAGAAAGCTTTGGTGATGTGCTAAACTATCTAGAGGAAAAGTGGTCTGAAAGGCAAGTCCGGAAATTTGTAAGGACCGTAAACAAGGTTTTGCAAAAGATTGCTGACTTCCCCTATATGTTCGAAGCTTCGAGAACTTCGCTTCATGTACGAAAAGGATTTATCTCAAAGCAGTGCTCCCTTTTTTATGAGGTCAAAGACGATACAATCATACTGCTTTACTTTTGGAATAACAGGCGCAAGCCGCTTTCAAAAAAAACTGATCATAACTAG
- a CDS encoding 2-hydroxyacid dehydrogenase: MKILIADSMHPSIFGMFTDAGWSYDYFPSYRREDILRELRNYEGLVIRSKTAVDAEILSEASMLRFIARAGAGLDLIDLEMTKKMGIEVFHAGEGNRDAVAEQALGMLLALFNNIVKADGEVRQGIWDREGNRGVELMGKTVGLIGYGNNGGATARRMSGFGCRVLAYDKYRDHYGDEFAEEVPLKEITAQADILSLHIPLTAETRNLVNEAFIESFEKPFYLLNLSRGETVSLASLVKGLESGKIKGACLDVLENEKLGKLSFAQQEAFDYLRASNKVVLTPHIGGWTHESYVRINEVLVAQIKGWLTRLEYGV; the protein is encoded by the coding sequence ATGAAAATCCTGATCGCAGACTCTATGCATCCTTCCATTTTTGGTATGTTCACCGATGCTGGCTGGTCGTATGATTATTTTCCATCGTATCGGCGGGAAGATATTCTTCGGGAGCTCAGGAATTATGAGGGCCTGGTTATCAGGAGTAAAACGGCGGTGGATGCTGAAATCCTGTCGGAGGCTTCCATGCTCAGGTTTATTGCAAGGGCAGGAGCGGGCCTTGATCTGATCGACCTGGAGATGACAAAGAAAATGGGAATCGAGGTGTTTCATGCGGGAGAAGGCAACCGGGACGCAGTGGCGGAGCAGGCGCTGGGTATGTTACTTGCTTTGTTCAATAACATCGTTAAGGCAGACGGGGAGGTGAGGCAGGGTATCTGGGACAGAGAAGGAAACCGTGGAGTGGAACTGATGGGCAAGACGGTGGGTCTGATCGGCTACGGCAATAATGGAGGCGCAACAGCCCGCCGGATGAGCGGCTTTGGATGCCGGGTGCTGGCCTACGACAAATACAGGGATCACTATGGCGATGAGTTTGCGGAGGAAGTACCACTGAAGGAAATTACTGCACAGGCAGATATTCTGAGCCTGCATATCCCGCTGACTGCCGAAACAAGAAACCTGGTCAATGAAGCTTTTATTGAGTCATTTGAAAAACCGTTTTATCTGCTCAACCTCTCTCGAGGGGAAACGGTAAGCCTGGCCTCCTTGGTAAAAGGACTGGAATCGGGGAAAATCAAAGGTGCCTGCCTGGATGTACTCGAAAATGAAAAACTGGGGAAATTGTCCTTTGCCCAGCAAGAGGCATTCGACTATCTCCGCGCTTCCAATAAAGTTGTATTAACGCCACATATCGGAGGTTGGACGCATGAAAGTTATGTACGGATCAATGAAGTACTGGTGGCGCAGATAAAAGGATGGCTTACGCGGTTGGAGTATGGGGTTTAA
- a CDS encoding 50S ribosomal protein L25/general stress protein Ctc, translated as MKTHEIVGFKRANLGKTEAQELRSQGYVPSVLYGGTEQVHFYAPAMLFRELLFTPDIFNVTLNIEGTIYNAILQEKQFHPVNDALIHADFLQIVPGKEIKVEVPVKLTGTSSGVMKGGKMNQKLRKLRVQGLAENIPDYVNVDVTELDLGKSVKVGAIKAENFVILTASSNPIASVEIPRALRGTLGK; from the coding sequence ATGAAAACGCATGAGATTGTAGGGTTTAAAAGAGCGAATCTCGGCAAGACGGAAGCCCAGGAATTACGTTCACAAGGTTATGTTCCGTCTGTGCTGTATGGTGGTACCGAGCAAGTGCATTTTTATGCACCGGCGATGTTGTTCCGCGAACTGCTTTTCACACCGGATATTTTTAATGTTACGCTCAATATTGAGGGAACTATATACAATGCCATTCTCCAGGAGAAACAATTCCATCCTGTGAATGATGCTTTGATCCACGCCGACTTTCTTCAGATTGTTCCAGGCAAGGAGATCAAGGTGGAAGTACCTGTAAAATTAACCGGAACGTCTTCCGGTGTAATGAAAGGTGGTAAAATGAATCAAAAATTGCGTAAATTGCGTGTGCAAGGTCTGGCAGAGAACATTCCTGACTATGTAAACGTGGATGTTACGGAACTTGATTTGGGTAAATCAGTAAAGGTTGGCGCTATTAAAGCTGAAAATTTTGTTATCTTGACAGCGAGCAGCAACCCGATTGCCTCAGTAGAAATCCCTCGTGCACTTCGTGGTACATTGGGAAAATAA
- a CDS encoding DNA-3-methyladenine glycosylase, translated as MTDERLPLSFYQSFDTTTLAKKLLGCELVHNSPDGISSGIIVETEAYLQDDPACHAYNRRTPRTEPMYGEPGTAYVYLIYGMYECINVVSNRAGIGEAVLIRALQPLKGAELMAARRALFQKKSPSKPIPLKYLCNGPGKLVVAMGISRYLHNTESLCSDNLYISSPVITNPGIETSARIGITKGVDLPYRYFIKDNIYVSK; from the coding sequence ATGACTGACGAGCGACTACCGCTTTCATTTTATCAATCTTTTGATACCACCACACTTGCCAAAAAATTACTGGGCTGTGAGCTGGTCCACAATAGTCCCGATGGTATCAGCAGCGGGATTATTGTAGAAACAGAGGCCTATTTACAAGACGACCCTGCCTGCCATGCCTATAATCGCCGTACTCCTAGGACCGAACCCATGTATGGTGAGCCAGGTACGGCCTATGTATATTTAATTTATGGAATGTACGAATGCATCAATGTGGTCAGTAACCGGGCCGGAATCGGGGAAGCAGTACTGATCAGGGCGCTGCAACCTTTAAAGGGAGCCGAACTGATGGCAGCACGCCGGGCATTGTTCCAGAAAAAGTCTCCATCCAAGCCTATTCCATTGAAATACCTGTGCAACGGACCAGGAAAACTTGTCGTAGCAATGGGTATTTCAAGGTATTTGCACAATACCGAGTCTCTTTGCTCAGACAACCTTTACATTTCATCCCCGGTCATCACCAACCCTGGGATTGAAACATCTGCAAGAATTGGAATTACAAAAGGGGTAGATTTACCATACCGGTACTTTATTAAAGACAACATTTATGTCAGTAAATAG
- a CDS encoding phosphatase PAP2 family protein — MISLIDNLISADQQLFLWLNGHHTAWADTLMYWVTYKYTWIPMYIALILLTVKAEKRRSIAIIVTVLAAVIIADKITSGVMKPYFHRFRPCHEPLLAGLVHQVGGCGGNFGFASSHASTSFALAMVWFLTLNRKMPYIWLLLIWAAIYSYSRVYVGVHYPADILVGGCVGVLTGILCFRLYLTFLDKYYRN; from the coding sequence ATGATATCGCTTATTGATAATCTCATTTCGGCTGATCAGCAACTGTTTTTATGGTTAAACGGGCATCATACCGCCTGGGCAGACACGCTCATGTACTGGGTTACCTATAAGTACACCTGGATCCCGATGTACATCGCCCTTATCCTGCTGACCGTAAAAGCCGAAAAACGGAGGTCCATTGCAATCATCGTAACGGTGCTGGCGGCGGTGATCATAGCCGACAAAATTACTTCCGGCGTCATGAAGCCCTATTTTCACCGTTTCAGGCCCTGCCACGAACCACTGCTGGCCGGTTTGGTACACCAGGTGGGTGGTTGCGGCGGGAATTTCGGTTTTGCATCTTCCCATGCTTCCACAAGTTTTGCCCTGGCCATGGTTTGGTTCCTGACCTTAAACAGAAAAATGCCTTATATCTGGCTCCTTTTGATCTGGGCAGCTATTTATTCCTATAGCAGGGTATATGTAGGGGTCCACTATCCGGCAGATATTCTGGTGGGCGGCTGCGTAGGCGTGCTGACAGGCATCCTGTGTTTCAGGCTTTACCTAACTTTTTTGGATAAATATTATCGTAATTAA
- a CDS encoding YicC/YloC family endoribonuclease — MLKSMTGYGVSTIETESLNVTVEIKTLNSKFLDIYCRVPRNYSEREIEIRNLLTQSLERGKVELNLSVQPVGKTVASSSVNRLLVKAYFSDLSDTAADLGFTPDQTELLRLALQLPNAYNTETVDDSTKEQDWEQIKVAVAQAIRKCNIFREQEGKMTSDKFIEYIDTIAKLLEQVREQDKLRIPAVRERLEKQVRDLLSDDNFDPNRFEQELIYYIEKFDISEEKIRLQNHLDYFLETLNLPESNGKKLNFISQEIGREINTIGSKANDSTIQHLVVQMKDELEKIKEQTLNII, encoded by the coding sequence ATGCTTAAATCAATGACGGGATATGGCGTATCCACAATTGAAACCGAGTCGCTCAACGTGACGGTCGAGATTAAAACGCTGAACTCCAAATTTCTGGACATTTACTGCCGTGTTCCTCGTAATTATTCCGAACGGGAAATTGAGATCAGAAACCTGCTGACACAATCCCTGGAAAGAGGAAAAGTAGAGCTTAATCTGAGTGTGCAGCCCGTCGGCAAAACGGTAGCTTCCTCTTCCGTAAACCGTTTGCTGGTAAAAGCTTACTTTTCGGACCTTTCGGATACTGCTGCCGACCTGGGCTTTACGCCTGACCAAACCGAGCTGCTTCGCCTGGCTTTGCAATTACCCAATGCCTATAACACTGAAACCGTTGACGACTCTACCAAGGAGCAGGACTGGGAACAAATCAAGGTAGCAGTGGCGCAAGCCATCCGGAAATGCAATATTTTCAGGGAGCAGGAAGGTAAAATGACCTCCGACAAGTTCATCGAGTATATTGATACCATTGCAAAACTTCTGGAACAGGTAAGAGAACAGGATAAACTACGTATTCCGGCGGTTCGTGAAAGACTTGAAAAACAGGTGCGGGATTTACTGTCGGATGACAACTTTGATCCCAACCGATTTGAACAGGAACTGATCTACTACATCGAAAAGTTTGATATTTCCGAAGAAAAAATACGCCTTCAGAATCACCTGGACTATTTTCTGGAAACCCTGAACCTGCCGGAAAGTAACGGAAAAAAACTCAATTTCATATCCCAGGAAATAGGACGTGAAATCAATACCATCGGATCCAAAGCGAATGATTCAACCATACAGCATCTGGTGGTGCAAATGAAGGATGAGCTCGAAAAAATAAAGGAGCAAACGTTGAATATTATCTAA